In Setaria italica strain Yugu1 chromosome I, Setaria_italica_v2.0, whole genome shotgun sequence, the genomic window AGCAAATCTTGGCCGTCAATACAGCAACGATCCCGGCTGTGATGCGCGTGGGTTAATTTAGCGGAGATCCAACGCGGATTACGCTAGCTAACGACGGTGAGGGAGCAGCAGGTCAAACGCGGAGGGCAACGCCAGCTGCCACGAGCAAATGAAAGCGGGGGGATACGACGAGGCAGCTGCCAGCGACCAACCACCGTCCTCCTCCAGTCCTCTCCTCGGTAGGTTAGGTAGGCGGGGGCGAGGATCGGATCGGAGGAGGTTAAGGCCTGGCCTGAGCTGTCTGTCTCCTCCCTcgtccgccgcgtcgccgctgcccccccccccccccccccccccccctgcgcACACAAGTCACCTGGGTGCAGCCGAGCTACCGCCGTTGCACACGTACAGCTGGGTGGCCTGGCCGTCGTGGAGCTCTGGCGACCCCCTCTAATTAGAATGTCTGGCTGGCCGCTGAGCTAAGCCCAACCATAAAGCCGTCTCCTCGTCAAGCTCCGACCCCTGCCCTGCCCCCGACACCATTCTGctgccttctccttcctcccgtcCCTGCTGCCGcgttctctctccttcctctcctcttgagagagagagagagagagaggggaaaggGAGAGGGAcaagggaggggaaggaggaggagcaggagcaagaACAAGCAgcagggccggccggccgggcggcctCGTCCGTCTCCGATCCGTCACAGCTCTCTGACCAACCCTTCTCCAGGCGCGCACAATCATCACCATGGCTGCTGTAAGTGCTACTATTACATGATTATTACATCCTCGTCCGCGCTTAATCACGTTTGCATTCGATCGCGCTGTCCGATTGCGTGGCGGCTTTGCTTGCGCTTCGCCGCTTCCCCGTCCGAAATGGTGCCATTGCCATTGCGCGCAGGGGCTGCGCGTGCGCGAGCCAACATCGCCATACCTGCATCATCGTGCCTCCATacgatgttttttttaaaaaaagaataagataaaaaaagagagagagagaacaagATTCATGTGATGTTTCATGCATCACATTGCTTTTCTGTTATCGATTTTGTGGATTTGGGACCATGGCTCCTTCCCCTGCCCCCATGTGCGTGCCCATGTTGATGAGCGCCACCTTTCCCCAACCGCGGCGGTGCCTAACATTATAGCTAGCTCAATtcagatttttatttatttatttatttaagaATTAAGAAAGAGGTAACAACGAGCACAATATAGTGATATTCTTCCTCCGTttcatccgtttcaaattgtaggtcattttgatttatctaggttcatagatattattacgcatctagatatagtgtatgtatacatgcataataatattcatgaacctagaaaagttaaaacgacctacaatttggaacggagggagtactccgtactactaagggggtgtttggatcttggagctaaagtttagtccgtgtcacatcggatattcggatgctaattagaaggattaaacatgagctaattacaaaactaattgcagaacccctaggctaaatcgcgagacgaatctattaaacctaattaatccatcgttagcgaatgtttactgtagcaccatattgtcaaatcatagactaattaggcttaatagattcgtctcgcgatttagcctaggagttgtgaaattggttttgtaattagcctatgtttaatactccttgtgataggggctaaagtttagcccggggatcaaacaccccctaaatccaGAATTAGGCAGCAGCGAGCTGTCAAGGTGCATGCATCCCATGCGCTGGGAGTTTGGTGGCGGCCGCTGCTCGCTGGCTTGGGTAGTCAGACAGGGGTAAAGTTCACGGGTCTGAACACCATTATCGCTATTTGAACATGGGGCGCGCCGCAGCCGCACCCGCACCCGACGATATCTTCTCCTttccgccgcgccgtccgcaCGCACATGGCATGGCGCGGCCGCGGACCCGTGCTCGGACGACTCGCCGTCGCCGGGTCGCGTCCTCACGGGCCGCCCCCATGTGCCCTTCGGTACATCCCGGACACGGCGACTCGATATGGGCATGGCACGACCGAGGCGATCGCGCCGGTGCATCCGGACAATGCAAAGCTTGGTCGAGCCTTAAAGTTTCGGCAAAGCGATTTGCAACGCGCAGGCAGGCTGAAATTTTGCGCGGGAAACGGATCGGAGATCAGCTGTTTCATTCCTTCTGCGACAATGACGCCGTCACGCAACGCGTGTACAATTATTGGTCGGTGTTAGCTGGGAACTGCCTGCCTTTGCTTCGTACTGGTGTTCGTTCGGCTGTCATGTGCTCTGTCTTTCTTTGTGTCAAAGGCAATTCTATTCAGTTTGGTTGCGACCTACTCCTAAGTACAgtgtctattttttttttcacattgcCTGACTTTTTTCTGTTTCTAAAAAAAAACGCAAATTCCTTGtatttcaaaaatgttgaaatgcaAATGTCTAATGGCTTGGTTAACGTACACCCGCAGACCAGACTCGTTACCGGGGGTCGCAATTGCTCATCGAGATCCGTGCGCGTTGACTTTGCAGGCCGGGAACGCCGTCGTGCCCAAGTTCGGCTCCTGGGACGCCGAGAACATCGGCTACACCGTCTTCTTCGAGAAGGTGCGCGACAACaagcccgcgccggcgccggcgacgaccgcTCCCCCCAAGCCGCCAACcagcggcaacggcggcggcggcggcggcggctacgacTTCGACCCGTACGAGCACTACGAGAACCTCAGCAGGAAGGTGCCCTCGCGCCCGCCGAGCTCGCACGGCAGCCAcgcgccggcgcccgctccCAAGGCGCCCGCCGGCGGATACGACTACGACCCGTACGAGCACTACGAGAGCATCAGCAGGAAGGTGCCCTCGCGCCCGCCGAGCTCGCACGGCGGTCCCaaggcgcccggcggcggcggcggatacGACCCGTACGAGCACTACGACAACCTCAGCAGCCGGAACGTGCCGTCCCGGCCGCCGAGCTCCCACGGCCATGGCCACCCACCGGCCGGCTACGACTTTGACCCGTACGAGCACTACGAGAACATCAGCAGCAGGAACGTCCCGTCCCGGCCGCCGAGCtcccacggccacggccacgcgccgccgcagccgcaccACCGGCCGCAgaaccaccagcagcagcaccagcacccCGGCGGCCACGGTTACCACCACCGCCGGACCGGGAGCAACGGCAGCAGCGCGGCGTCCGAGACCAGCAGCCGCGGCAGCAAGTTCTCGCCGCCCAGGCCGTACCAGCCCCGGTACAGCAGCAACACCACCAACAACAGCTACCCGGCGTCGCAGCCGCAagccgccggccacggccacggccacggcgccgcgcacgcgcacgcccaccagcagcagcaccaccaccaccaccacggcgcgccgagggcggcggcagcctcgccgtcgccgtcgccgccgcggcaccagccgcccccgccgccgcggcggcccaaGCCGTCGGCGGTTCCGCGGTTCGGCGTGTGGGACGAgcagaacgcggcggcggcggcgcaagggttCACCGTGCAGTTCGAGAAGGTGAAGCGGCACCGGGAGGAGGCCAGGacggcccccgcgccgccggtgccggcgccgcagcAGATGATGCCTCACGatcacgccgcggcggcggcggcggcaggggcgcgGCGGTACGGGAAGAGGAAGCCCAAGACCAAGAGGTCCTTCATGTCCAAGATGTACAGGTGCCTGTTCCCAAGGGTCCGAGAGTGTGAGTGAGAGAGTGAGTGAGGCCGCATGTCGGTAATTACTAGTAGTGGTATAATCCAACGACAATTACCACACAATCGTATACGTGTTCTTCGGCAGGGACTGTACTATGCTAGCATTTCTTGAAAAGATTTGTTCGTTCTTTTGTTCATTATTACTTCTATATACTGTATATGCATGTATAACTCCCGGCATTAGTCAAAGCATATGAAAATCATGTCACGTGCTCCTTATTGACTTGGTACTTTTCATTGCACAGTTGAAGCATGTAGAGATGATGGAAATAGAAAATGATGACTGAACAACTAAGTTATCGCTTGGAAGTTCAATGAGGCCCATTAACCCAAAATTTGGCCCATTGAGTCCATCAAACACCCTTCTCCCAGCAAAAAGTTGTCTACTACCAATGAACGCACGGCCCACCGcttggtattttttttaaatataaaagGAACAGCTATTTGGCAATTTTGTTTTTGCCCCCCAACTCGTATCAAAATAGAGTATTAACTCCAGTTCTTTGACGCATGTTTCTTTCCTCCTCCGGTCTTCAGTTGTTAAAATTAATGGGGCTTCGATTTGATGCACCATAACCCCTTATTCAACACTTGTATTTCCCTTGTGGCATCTTCAAAATTACCATTTGAAAACTTGAACTAGTGAGCTTCTAGGTAGGTATCTACCATTTGGAGAACACTTGACACCTTGAGCTCCGGATCTGTTTGGTAGATGGTACATATGTACATTTGTGTATTTACTCATGTGTACACAACACAAAAAAAATAGCATCTAGGATGACACTCATGTGTATTCAACACAAAAAGGTACCTAGGACAACACTCACGTGTACGGTGTACCCAACCTTTATGGATCGCCACGAACGCGCTAACCACCGCTGGTCTTGCACCATTGACCCCAGCAGCGCCACCAAACCATCAATCACACTCGTCGCCGGCGTTTGCGCACCGCACCACTATTGTGAGCACCATCCTCCTTCCTCGTACCATCTCCCCTTGCTGCCCTCTAAGGGTGTCCGCAATGGTGCTGAGTCAGCTAGCTATTTGAGTGTACAGCTCAGCATGTATCCTATgtggaggaaagagaagatgcAAAAATATTCGAGCCGGCGACTTGCTCGTCGCCCAGCTCGCACGCGCGACGATGCGCCAAATCGCCAGCTTCATCGCCATCTGCTAGCTATTCTTCTAGCGTTTTCAGATCCGCTGCGCGCGAATCCATTTTCTCTCCCACGTCACTGCGCGCGAAAATCCGTCCACGGCGCGCAAAAATCCCTCCACAATCCACCTTCTCCCGCCCTTGCTCTTCCGATTTAGTTCTGGAGGCGTCAAAAGCAAGGTCTGTTCCTCTTCTTTTCCGTCGTATCTTCCCATCTATCTTATTCCACGATCCAGCTCCTGTGCTTGACTCTTTCGATTCAGTTCCGGCCCGCGAGATCCTTGTCGCTGCTGGTGATGAGCCGCCGGAAGCGAGAGATGGCCCTGCCACCACACCAGACTGGATCTGCTCAGATGGGATCCGCGGGATCCACCTCTGCTTCTGCTATTCAAGTGGCTACGCATGATCCTGCACTTCTTGGTGGTGGTTCTTCTATTCCAAATATAGGAGGTCCATCAGGTAATCGAGTTCGCTCTTGGTTTCTATATTTAGCTAGATGCATAGCAGtaagctagaaaaaaaaaatcaatgaagTCACTCCTGCTACTTATTGATTTTTTAGATATTTAGTGGAAGTTTATCTTGATTTCTTGATAAAGTGTTTGTCTAAACTAATGGCCGAATGGCATGACTCTGTAGCATGGTGGCCTGGACCTTTGCCACAAGCCACATCTTCAGCAGCCACATCCACAAATTGgtaagttttatttttttccatgtaaTTTTCTTGTTGCACTAGTTGTCATTTTATTATGTTCAGAAACAGTTAGTTCACTAGCTATATTAGTTTTATTAGAAGTAATGTTCAGAAACAGTTAGTTCACTAGCTATATTAGTTTCATTAGAACTAACGATATGGTTGCTTGATTTTTCAGTGGTATGGATTACTATCCACCTGGTGGTTTTATGAGCATTTTACAATCTGGACAACCATTCTTTCCTCATGTTTCGGCACCATGGCCACCTATGGGAAAGGAATCTCAATTAGCACCACCAAAAAATAACTCAGGAAACCAAAATTCTAAAAAGAGATCGAAAGGCAAAACCATCATCAACTTAGATGATGGAAACGATGGCAGGACTGCAAAGCACCTTGTATTTGATTCAGATGAGGACGTGAGGCTAGTAAGTAAAATTGTATCACTCACTTTCTTTTTGTAGCTACACAAATATATGAACCTACAACTAATCATGCATCCTAAATTCAGGTCAGTGCATGGCTGATCCACTCAAATGACCCAATCAATGGGAATTGCAAGAAAAATGAGAAGTATTGGGGTGATGTACATGGACACTACAATAAGACTATACCTACAAACCGAAAAAGAGAGGTGAAACATCTCAAAGATTGCTGGACAAAAATTAAGAGATGGGTGGTATTTTTCTGTGGAAGTTGGAAGAAGGCTACCTCAATTTATCTTAGTGGATATTCAGATGAGCAACTAAAAGACATGGCTAAGCAGTTTTATTTGGATGACTATAAGGAAGGACCATTCACAATTGAGCACTGCTGGAAGATTCTTCGTGATGAACCCAAGTGGCATGCAGTTTTGGAAGAACTTGAAAACCCAAATAAAAGGAGTTTGGATGGTGAAGATGAGGCAATTGGCACCTCAAGGACACCAGAAGCTGTAGGAGAATTGGAACGTCCTATGGGACACAACAAGCTAAGAAAAAACCCAATGGTAAAGGTAGAGTCAGCGATGATGATGGAACGTCCTATGATAAAGACTTGAAAAAATTCATTGACATTCAAGCAGCAACAAAAAAACGACAGGAAGATTTCATAGAGGCACAAGAACGCATTTCTGAAAAGAAGTTTCAGACAGCAAGGCTTAACAAGGAGGCCACTTTATTGGAATCGTATAAAAAACTCTTGTGTATGGACACTAGGGAGATGACAGAGGATATTAGAGCTGAGCATGTCCTTGCCCTGAAGATGCTAAGGGAGAAATTGGCCGGTAACAGTAACTAAGGTACTTTGTTTACTGCTATTTTTTTTACACCAGTCAACATGTATAAATGCATTGCTAATTATCATGCAGTACCACTAAATTTAGTCAGTCAACATCTATTACCAATGCTTTGTGAATTATCATGCAGTACCACTAATTACATGACCAGTTTGGTGTAGTAGTCAAAACACATTTGTCCTTTGTGCGTGTATATATACATGACCAGTATGGCTGCATATATGCACAGTAGCCCAAACTCTCCAACCTCTATACCCCTTTCTAAACTTGTCTCCAAACATGTCGGATCAATCCGATGATTCTGTAGACCCCTTAGAAGAGTTCTCAGCTGAGCAACAAGCCCTCGACTCTCTTGCTAGCCGGATTTTTACGAAGATTAAGGCAAAGATGGTGGGTAGTTCATCTAGGCGTCGAACCAGAAAGTACATCAACAGGGATCATGAAGGTGCTCATCAACGACTTGTGGCTGATTACTTTGCAGAAGAGCCTCTATATTCTGATGCAA contains:
- the LOC101765986 gene encoding filaggrin-2 — translated: MAAAGNAVVPKFGSWDAENIGYTVFFEKVRDNKPAPAPATTAPPKPPTSGNGGGGGGGYDFDPYEHYENLSRKVPSRPPSSHGSHAPAPAPKAPAGGYDYDPYEHYESISRKVPSRPPSSHGGPKAPGGGGGYDPYEHYDNLSSRNVPSRPPSSHGHGHPPAGYDFDPYEHYENISSRNVPSRPPSSHGHGHAPPQPHHRPQNHQQQHQHPGGHGYHHRRTGSNGSSAASETSSRGSKFSPPRPYQPRYSSNTTNNSYPASQPQAAGHGHGHGAAHAHAHQQQHHHHHHGAPRAAAASPSPSPPRHQPPPPPRRPKPSAVPRFGVWDEQNAAAAAQGFTVQFEKVKRHREEARTAPAPPVPAPQQMMPHDHAAAAAAAGARRYGKRKPKTKRSFMSKMYRCLFPRVRECE